Proteins co-encoded in one Plectropomus leopardus isolate mb chromosome 14, YSFRI_Pleo_2.0, whole genome shotgun sequence genomic window:
- the LOC121953794 gene encoding solute carrier family 2, facilitated glucose transporter member 1, with translation MASQESHLTATLVTSILAAVLGSLQIGYHTGNVNAPAKIIEEFFNHTWRARHNQSMPDHSLTLLWSLSVSIKDFGALLGSLGVKYLADSYGRRNSILIVNCLSVAGACLMSASKASKSFEVLILGRLVFGLFCGLVMSLNPLYIQEVSPTNLRGAFATLNQVSFTSGILVGMVAGLETVMGTEHDWAMMLSLSIIPALAQYLVLPFCPESPRYLLINRGEESKAEAALLRLRGNSGKVFAELEEMKEEAAHTQTGVTIHEFFKKRRYKQPIIIVLIINLGSQLSGFNAIINYSTRMFQAKFDQAKYLTLGVGAVNVTFTLVAFFLMERAGRRRLLLTGFISIAVCNLLMTIVDSVLHLVPELRSLQVLLVFCLISAYELGPGPISWFIAAELFDQPGRPIAMAFTSMLNWGGKFVLALVFPPLLKICGAYVYLLFMTVALVAFTFTWIRLPETKGRTFDDIAEEFRGAEGIPLHNKAGFNTFT, from the exons ATGGCGTCTCaagag AGCCATCTGACAGCCACACTCGTGACCTCCATCCTGGCAGCGGTGCTCGGCTCCCTGCAGATCGGCTACCACACGGGCAACGTCAACGCTCCGGCCAAG ATCATTGAGGAGTTTTTCAACCACACCTGGAGAGCCAGGCACAACCAGTCGATGCCAGATCACAGCCTGACTCTGCTGTGGTCGCTCTCTGTCAGCATTAAAGACTTTGGAGCTTTGCTGGGATCGCTGGGAGTCAAATACCTGGCAGATTCTTATGGAAG ACGTAACTCCATCCTCATAGTAAACTGCCTCTCTGTGGCGGGAGCCTGTCTCATGTCCGCCTCCAAAGCCAGCAAATCGTTTGAAGTTCTCATCCTGGGACGCTTGGTGTTCGGACTTTTCTGCGGCCTGGTGATGAGTCTGAATCCGCTCTACATACAGGAAGTGTCCCCCACTAACCTGAGAGGGGCCTTCGCCACACTCAACCAGGTGTCCTTCACCTCGGGAATACTGGTGGGAATG GTAGCTGGTCTGGAAACAGTGATGGGTACTGAGCATGACTGGGCCATGATGCTGTCCTTGTCCATCATCCCGGCCCTGGCGCAGTACCTGGTCCTGCCTTTCTGTCCTGAGAGTCCTCGCTACCTGCTCATCAACCGCGGAGAGGAGAGCAAAGCAGAGGCCG CGCTGCTGAGGCTGAGAGGCAACTCAGGGAAGGTGTTTGCTGAGCTGGAAGAGATGAAGGAAGAGGCGGCCCACACTCAGACCGGCGTCACCATCCATGAGTTCTTTAAAAAGCGCAGATACAAGCAGCCGATTATCATCGTCCTCATCATCAACTTGGGGAGCCAGCTGTCTGGATTCAATGCG ATCATTAATTATTCCACCAGAATGTTTCAGGCCAAGTTCGATCAGGCCAAATATCTGACTCTGGGCGTCGGAGCCGTCAATGTGACCTTCACTCTGGTGGCT TTCTTCCTGATGGAGAGGGCAGGAAGGAGGAGACTGCTGCTGACTGGTTTCATCTCCATAGCAGTGTGCAACCTGCTCATGACCATAGTCGACTCTGTCCTG CACCTGGTCCCAGAGCTGCGGAGCCTCCAAGTCCTGCTGGTTTTCTGCCTAATTTCAGCCTACGAGTTGGGCCCCGGCCCAATCTCATGGTTCATCGCTGCTGAGCTGTTCGACCAGCCTGGCAGACCCATCGCCATGGCATTTACCAGCATGCTCAATTGGGGAGGGAAGTTTGTTCTGGCACTGGTCTTTCCTCCTTTACTG aaaatctgCGGTGCGTACGTCTACCTCCTCTTCATGACTGTGGCTCTGGTCGCCTTCACCTTCACCTGGATTCGCCTCCCAGAGACAAAAGGTCGCACATTCGATGATATTGCAGAGGAGTTCAGAGGAGCGGAGGGCATCCCTCTGCACAACAAGGCCGGATTCAACACTTTCACCTGA